The sequence below is a genomic window from Serratia nevei.
GCGCGTCGGGGTAGCCGGTATAGTGGCAGGACAGGCAAATATGCAGCGCCGCCGGTGGGCCTTCCGGCTGCTCCTGCGGGTAGTAACGCTCCCACAGCTGCTCCAGGTTGGCGTGGATCAGCGTCAGGATGCTGAGCAGGGTGAGCGACAGGTAGGCGATCAGCGCGCTGCCCGCCTGGATGTCGGCATAATCCTGCACCTTGATCGCCGCCACCGCCATGCCGATCAGATAGATGTCCAGCATCACCCACTCTTTCAGCCGCTCCAACATCAGCAGCACCGGGCGCAGGTTCATGCCGAGCGCGTGGCCGAAGCGCAGGTAGAGCAGCGACAGCGCCAGCGTCAGTGGGGCGCCGAGGGTACAGAACGCCACCATGCTGGCGGTCAGCGGATCGCCCTGACGGCTCATCTGCCAGATGCCCTCCAGCAAACTGGCGTCGATGCGCGTGCCGAGCAGGCGGATGCTGATCAGCGGCTCGGTGAAGGCGAACGGCATCAGCAGCAGCATGGCGATCGCCATGGCGGTCAGGCGCGTCATCGACCAGTCGCGGCCGCTCACCACCTTGGCGTTGCAGCGCGGGCAATAGGCGGCCTGATTGCCGCTGAGCGGCGGCAGCACGAACAGCAGGTCGCACTCGCAGCAGCGCTGGTGGCGCGCTTTGGAAAGGGGGGCGGTGATCGCGTGTATTTTCATCTTTGACAAGTAGCTGCCCTTGAGCCCGCCGGAACTGTCAGCGTAGCTGAAAAATAAACCGGCCGCGTCACCGGCGATCGGGCACCGGACGGTAAAACGAGGTAAACCGGGATTCTGAGCGGCAAACATACCCCGAGCGGCAGGGTTTTGTGAAGCAACAGATGATTAACCTTGTGGCTATACGCATTTAATGCTTATTTTATAGGGCCTAAGCTTTGGGCTTCTGGCCATCTTCACTGTTTCAATGGTTATCACATGACAAAAGAACAATTCTACGCGGAATTAAAACGTGACCTGAGCGCGTTGCTCGGCGGGGAGACCAACTTTATCGCGGCGCTGTCCAACGCCAGCGCGTTGATCAACGAGCGTCTGGATGACGTGAACTGGGTCGGTTTCTATCTGATGGATGGCGACCAGCTGGTGCTGGGGCCGTTCCAGGGCAAGATCGCCTGCGTGCGCATCCCGGTGGGCAAGGGCGTGTGCGGCACGGCGGTGGCGGAAAATCGCGTGCAGCGCGTCGGCGACGTGCATGCGTTCCCGGGCCATATCGCCTGCGATGCGGCCAGCAATGCGGAAATCGTGCTGCCGTTGGCGGTTGGCGGCCGAGCGATCGGCGTTTTGGATATCGACAGCACGGTTTATCAACGCTTCGACGAACAGGATGAAGCGGGCCTGAAAGCAGTGGTGGCGGGGCTTTGTGAGCAACTGGAACAGTGCGACAGTGCGAAATATGTGACTGTAGCGGCAAGTTGATCGACGGTTAACGTGGCAATTACCGATGGCGTCATTATAATGACGCCTGTTCATGCCTGTGGCTTGTTGGCAATACCGTTGTAATCAGGAAATTTCATGGAAAATCAACCTAAGTTGAACTCTAGTAAAGAAGTCATTGCTTTTCTTGCCGAGCGTTTTCCGCTCTGCTTTAGCGCCGAAGGCGAAGCTCGTCCGCTGAAAATCGGTATTTTTCAGGATTTGGTAGAGCGCGTGCAGGGGGAAGAGAATCTCAGCAAAACGCAATTGCGTTCTGCCCTGCGCCTGTACACCTCAAGCTGGCGTTACCTGTACGGCGTCAAAGTTGGCGCGCAGCGCGTCGACCTGGACGGCAATCCGTGCGGTGAACTGGAACAGCAGCATGTCGATCATGCTCGCCAGCAGCTTGAAGAAGCCAAAGCGCGCGTTCAGGCACAGCGTGCCGAACAAAACGCCAAAAAACGTGAAGCCGCCGGTGAATCTGCCGATGCCGCGCCACGCCGTCCGCGCCCAGCCGGTAAAAAGCCTGCTGCACGTCGCGAAGGCGGAGCCGCGCCGGAAAACCGCAAGCCGCGCCCACAAACTCGCCCACAGCCAGCTCGTCAACCTCGTGCAGCAAAAGAGGAAAACCAGCCGCGTTATGCGCCAGTCACGGATATCTCTAAACTGCAAATTGGCCAGGAAATCAAAGTCAGAGCAGGCAAGAGCGCGATGGATGCTACCGTACTCGAAATCGCTAAAGATGGCGTACGTGTGCAGCTCTCTTCCGGTCTGGCGATGATTGTGCGCGCAGAACACTTGCAGTTCTGATACGGAGGCCAACCAAGGCATGAACAAATTCGTCAGATTAACAGCGATTGCAGGGCTGCTGTGGGCGGGTGTCAGTTACGGCGCGGAAACAGCCAACATCCGCATCGGCCAACTGCCCCAACTGCAACAGGAACCCCAGCACGCTACGGTGAGTGAGCGCGTGACCTCGCGCTTCACTCGCTCTCATTACCGCCAGTTCGCCCTCGACGCGGAGTTTTCAGGCAAGATCTTCGATCGCTACCTGAACATGCTGGACTACAACCATAACGTGTTGCTGGCCTCCGACGTGGCGCAGTTCGCCGGCAAACGCAATCAGGTTGGCGAAGAGCTAAAAACCGGCAAGCTGGATACCTTCTACGCGCTGTTCAATCTGGCGCAGAAACGCCGTTTCGAGCGTTACACCTATGCGTTGTCGCTGCTGGACAAGCCGATGAACTTCACCGGCAACGGCACTATCGATCTCGACCGCAGCAAAGCGCCGTGGCCGAAAGACAAGGCCGAGCTGGATAGCCTGTGGGATGCGAAAGTCACCTATGACGAGCTGAACCTCAAGCTGACCGGCAAGACCGACAAAGAAATCCGCGACACGCTGACCAAGCGTTATCAGTTCGCCATCAAGCGCCTGACGCAAAGCAACAGCGAAGACGTCTTCCAGCTGGCGATGAATGCCTTTGCGCATGAAATCGACCCGCACACCAACTATCTGTCTCCGCGCAACACCGAGCAGTTCAACACCGAGATGAGCCTGTCGCTGGAAGGCATCGGTGCGGTGCTGCAGATGGATGACGACTACACCCTGATCAACTCGATGGTGCCGGGCGGCCCGGCGGCGAAGAGCAAGGCGATCACCGTGGGCGATCGCATCGTCGGCGTCGGCCAGGCCGGCAAACCGATGGTGGACGTGATCGGCTGGCGCCTGGACGACGTGGTGTCATTGATCAAAGGGCCGAAAGGCAGCAAGGTGCGCCTGGAGATCCTGCCGGCCGGCAAGGGCACCAAAACCCGCGTGGTCACCCTGACCCGCGAGCGCATCCGCCTGGAAGACCGCGCGGTGAAAATGACCATCAAGACCGTCGGCAAAGAGAAGGTGGCGGTGTTCGACATCCCAGGCTTCTACGTCGGTCTGACCGATGACGTGAAAGTGCAGCTGCAGAAGATGGCCAAGCAGAACGTCAAGAGCGTGATCATCGATCTGCGCACCAACGGCGGCGGCGCGCTGACCGAAGCGGTGTCGCTGTCCGGCCTGTTCATTCCGAGCGGCCCGGTGGTGCAGGTGCGCGACAACAACGGCAAAGTGCGTGAAGACGCCGACACCGACGGCGTGACCTACTACAAAGGCCCGCTGGTGGTGCTGGTCGATCGCTTCAGCGCCTCCGCCTCCGAGATCTTCGCGGCGGCGATGCAGGATTACGGCCGCGCGCTGATCGTCGGCGAACCGACCTTCGGTAAAGGTACCGTGCAGCAGTACCGTTCGCTGAACCGCATCTACGATCAGATGCTGCGCCCTGAGTGGCCGGCGCTGGGGTCGGTGCAGTACACCATTCAGAAGTTCTACCGCGTCAACGGCGGCAGCACCCAGCGCAAAGGGGTGACCCCGGACATTCTGATGCCAACCGGCGTCGATCCGGCGGAAACCGGTGAAGCGTTTGAAGACAACGCCATGCCGTGGGACAGCATCAATGCGGCGACCTACAGCAAGACCGGCGATATGGCGCCGTTCGAGCCGGAGCTGCTGAAAGATCATCAGCAGCGCATCGCGCAGAATCCGGAGTTCCAGTACATCGCGCAGGATATCGCGCATTACAAGGCGCTGAAGGATAAACGCAACATCGTGTCCCTCAATCTGGCCGTGCGCGAGAAAGAGAACCACGATGACGATGCGACCCGTCTGAAACGTATCAACGAGCGCCTGGAACGTGCGGGCAAGAAGCCGCTGAAATCGCTCGACGATCTGCCGAAGGATTACCAGGAACCGGATCCGTACCTGGATGAAACCGTGCATATCGCGCTGGACCTGGCTCATTTGGAAAAGGATCAGCCCGCTCAGCAGCCAACGCCGGCCAAATAAGGCCGCGTCAGGCAGGATGAAAAACGCACCCTCGGGTGCGTTTTTTTATGGCCGCGTTACGTGCTGCTCAGACGGCTTTCTTGCGGTGGCGCAGCCCGAGCCGGATGCAGGAAACCACCACCAGCAGGCAGCCGATCAGCGACAGCAACAGCGGGACTTCGTGCCAGAACAGCCAGCCCCAGGCAATATTGAAAACGATGCCGATATAGCGCACCACCGAGACCACGATCAGGTTATCGGAGGAAAAGGCCTGGGTTAAGACGACCTGTCCCAACAGCGATACCAGGGCGATGGCGAGCAGGATGGCAAACTGGTAGAGGTTGGGCCAGACGAAGGCGTTCCACATCAGCGGCAGCGAGATCAGCGTCGCGATAAACAGGAAATAGAACACGATCTCGTAGTTGTGGTGGCGCTTGCTGAGCTTGTTGACCGACAGATAGGCGATGGCGGCGAACACCGCGCTCATCACGCCGACCAGCGACGCCAGGGTATACGTTGAGAAATGCCACGGCCGCACCAGCAGTACGGCGCCGATGATGACCAGCGCCAGCCAAAATGCGGTGTTGGCGCT
It includes:
- the yebS gene encoding membrane integrity lipid transport subunit YebS — encoded protein: MKIHAITAPLSKARHQRCCECDLLFVLPPLSGNQAAYCPRCNAKVVSGRDWSMTRLTAMAIAMLLLMPFAFTEPLISIRLLGTRIDASLLEGIWQMSRQGDPLTASMVAFCTLGAPLTLALSLLYLRFGHALGMNLRPVLLMLERLKEWVMLDIYLIGMAVAAIKVQDYADIQAGSALIAYLSLTLLSILTLIHANLEQLWERYYPQEQPEGPPAALHICLSCHYTGYPDARGRCPRCHVPMCHRQPYSLQKTWAALIAAMILLIPANLLPISIIYANGARLEDTIFSGVVSLATSGNVPIAAIVFIASVLVPFTKVIVLITLLFSIHFKTSHSLKTRIRLLRLVTWIGRWSMLDLFVIALMMSLVNRDQLLSFTMGPAAFYFGSAVILTILAVEWLDSRLIWDAHATGNADYTD
- a CDS encoding GAF domain-containing protein, whose protein sequence is MTKEQFYAELKRDLSALLGGETNFIAALSNASALINERLDDVNWVGFYLMDGDQLVLGPFQGKIACVRIPVGKGVCGTAVAENRVQRVGDVHAFPGHIACDAASNAEIVLPLAVGGRAIGVLDIDSTVYQRFDEQDEAGLKAVVAGLCEQLEQCDSAKYVTVAAS
- the proQ gene encoding RNA chaperone ProQ encodes the protein MENQPKLNSSKEVIAFLAERFPLCFSAEGEARPLKIGIFQDLVERVQGEENLSKTQLRSALRLYTSSWRYLYGVKVGAQRVDLDGNPCGELEQQHVDHARQQLEEAKARVQAQRAEQNAKKREAAGESADAAPRRPRPAGKKPAARREGGAAPENRKPRPQTRPQPARQPRAAKEENQPRYAPVTDISKLQIGQEIKVRAGKSAMDATVLEIAKDGVRVQLSSGLAMIVRAEHLQF
- the prc gene encoding carboxy terminal-processing peptidase — encoded protein: MNKFVRLTAIAGLLWAGVSYGAETANIRIGQLPQLQQEPQHATVSERVTSRFTRSHYRQFALDAEFSGKIFDRYLNMLDYNHNVLLASDVAQFAGKRNQVGEELKTGKLDTFYALFNLAQKRRFERYTYALSLLDKPMNFTGNGTIDLDRSKAPWPKDKAELDSLWDAKVTYDELNLKLTGKTDKEIRDTLTKRYQFAIKRLTQSNSEDVFQLAMNAFAHEIDPHTNYLSPRNTEQFNTEMSLSLEGIGAVLQMDDDYTLINSMVPGGPAAKSKAITVGDRIVGVGQAGKPMVDVIGWRLDDVVSLIKGPKGSKVRLEILPAGKGTKTRVVTLTRERIRLEDRAVKMTIKTVGKEKVAVFDIPGFYVGLTDDVKVQLQKMAKQNVKSVIIDLRTNGGGALTEAVSLSGLFIPSGPVVQVRDNNGKVREDADTDGVTYYKGPLVVLVDRFSASASEIFAAAMQDYGRALIVGEPTFGKGTVQQYRSLNRIYDQMLRPEWPALGSVQYTIQKFYRVNGGSTQRKGVTPDILMPTGVDPAETGEAFEDNAMPWDSINAATYSKTGDMAPFEPELLKDHQQRIAQNPEFQYIAQDIAHYKALKDKRNIVSLNLAVREKENHDDDATRLKRINERLERAGKKPLKSLDDLPKDYQEPDPYLDETVHIALDLAHLEKDQPAQQPTPAK
- a CDS encoding DMT family transporter, whose amino-acid sequence is MNQGALLAIFASLIFSVMNALVKTIADDIPTGEIVFFRSSIGCLLVLLLMYRHGVAFSREDRPLLVLRGTMGGLYLICYFYSIAHLTLADASMLAYLSPFFSILLSLLVLRERISANTAFWLALVIIGAVLLVRPWHFSTYTLASLVGVMSAVFAAIAYLSVNKLSKRHHNYEIVFYFLFIATLISLPLMWNAFVWPNLYQFAILLAIALVSLLGQVVLTQAFSSDNLIVVSVVRYIGIVFNIAWGWLFWHEVPLLLSLIGCLLVVVSCIRLGLRHRKKAV